One Hemitrygon akajei chromosome 11, sHemAka1.3, whole genome shotgun sequence DNA segment encodes these proteins:
- the mafba gene encoding LOW QUALITY PROTEIN: transcription factor MafB (The sequence of the model RefSeq protein was modified relative to this genomic sequence to represent the inferred CDS: deleted 7 bases in 5 codons): MTTELAINAELPTSPLAMEYVNDFDLMKFDVKKEPLGADRTVRHCNRLQPTGSVSSTPISTPCSSVPSSPSFSPTEQKTHLEDLYWMANSYQQLNPEALNFTPEDAVEALIGNAHAVQQQLQGFESFRSHHHHHHHHHHQFQGVSPDEMGSGNGHHQHHNHHQQHSSPPSSTSSTSQQIQSSPHHQSLLAEDRFSDDQLVSMSVRELNRHLRGFSKDDVIRLKQKRRTLKNRGYAQSCRYKRVQQKHLLENEKTQLIQQVEQLKQEVSRLIRERDSYKLKCEKLASNSFREAGSTSDNPPSPEFFM; encoded by the exons ATGACTACAGAGCTGGCCATTAATGCAGAATTGCCTACCAGTCCGCTTGCCATggaatatgtcaatgattttgacctGATGAAATTCGACGTGAAGAAGGAACCATTGGGAGCCGATCGCACTGTGAGGCATTGCAACCGCTTACAGCCGACCGGATCCGTCTCCTCTACCCCCATCAGCACCCCTTGTAGCTCGGTGCCCTCCTCCCCAAGCTTCAGCCCCACCGAGCAGAAAACTCACCTGGAAGATCTGTACTGGATGGCGAACAGCTACCAGCAACTCAACCCGGAGGCTTTGAACTTCACCCCCGAGGACGCG GTGGAAGCCCTGATCGGTAACGCGCACGCCGTC CAGCAGCAGCTGCAGGGCTTCGAGAGCTTCAGaagccaccaccaccaccaccatcaccatcaccaccAGTTCCAGGGGGTGAGTCCGGACGAAATGGGCAGTGGCAACGGGCACCATCAACACCACAACCACCACCAACAGCACAGTTCCCCG CCCTCATCGACCTCCTCGACCTCCCAGCAGATCCAGAGCTCCCCTCATCACCAGAGCCTCCTGGCCGAGGACAGGTTCTCCGACGACCAGCTCGTCAGCATGTCGGTGCGGGAGCTCAACAGGCAT CTCCGGGGCTTCTCCAAGGACGACGTGATCCGCCTGAAGCAGAAGAGGAGAACCCTGAAGAACAGGGGCTACGCC CAGTCGTGCAGGTACAAGCGTGTGCAGCAAAAGCACCTGCTGGAGAACGAGAAGACCCAACTCATCCAGCAGGTAGAGCAACTCAAGCAAGAGGTGTCCAGGCTGATCAGAGAGCGAGACTCCTACAAACTCAAGTGCGAGAAACTCGCCAGCAATAGCTTCAGAGAGGCTGGCTCCACCAGCGACAACCCGCCGTCTCCAGAATTCTTCATGTGA